The genomic region atttaatgatggtattttagaacttttcttttttcgtcaatctggttgactgcccctGTAACATAGTATTGCTAATTCGTGGCTTACCAttccacacaaaataaaaacatagttTATTGATCTCTGCTTACAAATTATGTGGTGGATTTGGCAAGGGAATACAGAGATGATTAAACACAAGTAATGCTCAAGCTTTATTAACTTGACTTCTTTCTATCGGTGTTCAAGACCTTCTAGACCATTGTTTTACTTAAGCTTTcattttaaagcgagtatatacgattttgtcaaatattaatgaatttatataaaatataaaaatatattaaagtgatattatgggcatttttcagtgttgaattgagctgaaaagaattttcgcatccgttgtttatttttggtgttttcacttcatatacacttatatgtgttagtgcagcatcaacatactaaaacaatataccggaaagggaaaaataatgcatttgaatatcaaccgtacttgcgtttgacaactgatcacgcatgtacaatgtgaacctaaatttagtttaagtgcagattcgtttatacgacacaaaaacaccaTTTtgatttacggatcatttcggcttatgggactgggtgggtcacgtaaaatatataatataaaatatatttttataaacaactggtagcaagatgagttgcagataattggtcagtaaccacattttaacttactcttttgtaCTGTTAATTCTttccagctcaattcaacagtgaaaaaggcccataatatcactttaaagcaaGAGTCCGATTAACGAATGCCCATGGCAAAAAGTCAAATGCATTGTCAAAAACCATTAGCAAAGCAGACCCGGAATATCGTTTTCATTTGTGTTATTAATTATATCGTTAATGTGTCTGATGTTCTTTGCTATTAATCTACCATTGATAGATCACATTAAGGCCATtacttattgtatttatttatataaagttcAAGCCGTTTGCAATGCGCACACAACCGATTTTATAAACAGTAGTTGATTAAGTTGTAAATTTTTTTGAGGTCATAGGAAAGAAAACTGTTTCATTTGATCATAACACTAACCTAGAAATTACATCCACGTTTAAGATTGATAGAAAATATTATACTAAATatcttaaatacaaatattacttttatcaaattgattcaattttcttttttatttcagtatgATTTTATTTGTGATGTGCCACGAGCTTAATTAGCAGAAGTATCATTTGCAGCAGTTATGAgggtagcagcagcagtaggtTGAGTAATAGAAGTTGTTAAAGTacacattaaacaaaaaattaacagattttttttcaagacaATTAATAGCATAATTCTATTATATAACACTTACATGCAATCTAGaatacaaatttaaatgtttaCCGTGAACCTTTAGGGTAACGTTGTTGCTATATAAAGTTCCGCCGTTTATCCATGAATCGCACGTCCACTGTTCTCCATTCTGTTCACGTTTCACCTGAAGGATGGTCAAAGTGAAGACAGTTGAACTGACGCACGTGTAGATAAACCCCTGTGGTGGTACAGATGGCTGTATGCATCTCCCGTCATCCAGTAGCGCCGTTTCTGTCCTAACACCATTcacctaacccgacccctaaccctaacccttaccctaacccttttttggggttatcacccctgaccatgcctcgcccgttgtagttttccgcctccctttaTACACACGCAATTATGATGttgctataaatgttgtaaagcgtTACCTTCCTACGTAAAATTCAAGCTATAAAACTGTCAAACTGAAATATACAGTATGCTTCCAGATGACATATATAGTGTTTACGCAATTAAAGGTCTTGATATAGTGTTTTCACAATGAAAGGTCGGCGGTGCATAACAATGAGTGACTTTAACGCAACGCTATTGATCTGACAACAGTTTCATTATGTACAAGGAATGTTAAGTGATTACATCCGTTATTATGAATTACGTGTTTACATGGTTGATTATAAGAAGTCAATGtgtttacataaaaatcaaaatggATATAACTGTTttgaaaagatatttattttgtaGTTGCATAAGTATTTATTCATCAGGTATTGCTATATTTTATACTCGTGTAACTTTTTAGATCATAAGAGTTATCGCATATAAGATATAAAGAAAGCACACGGGATAAGAAATTAATgcctttattattattattataattattattattattatttgtagtagtagtagtagtagtagtagtagtagtagaagtagtagtggtagtagcagcagcagcagcatcagcagtattagtagtagtaatactagtagtagtagtagtagtagaagtagtagtagtagtagtagtagtagtagaagttgtagtagtagtagtagaagtagtagtagtagtagtagtagtagtagtagtagtagaagtagtagtcgtagccgtcgtagtcgtagtagtcgtagtcgtcgtagaagtagtagtagtagcagtagtagaagtagtagtagtagtagtagtagtagtaggtcagtagcagtagcagtagcagtggtagtagtagtagtagtagtagtagtagtagtagtagtagtagtagtagtagtagtagtagtagtagtagtagtagcagtaacaatgttatttttatttaaagttttggGTCAACACCTACTGCTGACGTCTAATGTGCCTGTGGTAGAAGAAAACAACCCACTGACATTTACCTGTGTCCTGCCTTCTAAAGGGGCAAATACGGGATGGATTGTGAATGGTGTTAGGACAGAAACGGCGCTACTGGATGACGGGAGATGCATACAGCCATCTGTACCACCACAGGGGTTTATCTACACGTGCGTCAGTTCAACTGTCTTCACTTTGACCATCCTTCAGGTGAAACGTGAACAGAATGGAGAACAGTGGACGTGCGATTCATGGATAAACGGCGGAACTTTATATAGCAACAACGTTACCCTAAAGGTTCACGGtaaacatttaaatttgtattCTAGATTGCATGTAAGTGTTATATAATAGAATTATGCTATTAATtgtcttgaaaaaaaatctgttaattttttgtttaatgtgtACTTTAACAACTTCTATTACTCAacctactgctgctgctacccTCATAACTGCTGCAAATGATACTTCTGCTAATTAAGCTCGTGGCACATCACAAATAAAATcatactgaaataaaaaagaaaattgaatcaatttgataaaagtaatatttgtatttaagatATTTAGTATAATATTTTCTATCAATCTTAAACGTGGATGTAATTTCTAGGTTAGTGTTATGATCAAATGAAACAGTTTTCTTTCCTATGACCTCTAAAAAATTTACAACTTAATTAACTACTGTTTATAAAATCGGTTGTGTGCGCATTGCAAACGGCTTgaactttatataaataaatacaataagtaATGGCCTTAATGTGATCTATCAATGGTAGATTAATAGCAAAGAACATCAGACACATTAACGATATAATTAATAACACAAATGAAAACGATATTCCGGGTCTGCTTTGCTAATGGTTTTTGACAATGCATTTGACTTTTTGCCATGGGCATTCGTTAATCGGACTCttgctttaaagtgatattatgggcctttttcactgttgaattgagctggaaAGAATTAACAGtacaaaagagtaagttaaaatgtggttactgaccaattatctgcaactcatcttgctaccagttgtttataaaaatatattttatattatatattttacgtgacccacccagtcccataagccgaaatgatccgtaaatcaAAAtggtgtttttgtgtcgtataaacgaatctgcacttaaactaaatttaggttcacattgtacatgcgtgatcagttgtcaaacgcaagtacggttgatattcaaatgcattatttttccctttccggtatattgttttagtatgttgatgctgcactaacacatataagtgtatatgaagtgaaaacaccaaaaataaacaacggatgcgaaaattcttttcagctcaattcaacactgaaaaatgcccataatatcactttaatatatttttatattttatataaattcattaatatttgacaaaatcgtatatactcgctttaaaatgAAAGCTTAAGTAAAACAATGGTCTAGAAGGTCTTGAACACCGATAGAAAGAAGTCAAGTTAATAAAGCTTGAGCATTACTTGTGTTTAATCATCTCTGTATTCCCTTGCCAAATCCACCACATAATTTGTAAGCAGAGATCAATAaactatgtttttattttgtgtggaaTGGTAAGCCACGAATTAGCAATACTATGTTACaggggcagtcaaccagattgacgaaaaaagaaaagttctaaaataccatcattaaatgctttatattgataaatttaaacattgaatctaaaaatctctagtaaaaaatcaaaaataaaatgaaaaaggaaaaaaagtaaccctgatcaaggctcgaaccactgacccctggggtcctggagtaaagagagtaaaaagtctcccatttgccttactcggccatccatgctcatacaatcagcgttgtattttatactttatatagcaatcctcgtagtttcacaaaatataacgacaacaacagaactctccgaattacTTGGTAAACATtctcagtaaaattgtattaccgaatacaGTATGCTTCCAGATGACACATAACTGTTTACTACAGTACACActgtgatttattattattattattagtagtagtagtagtagtagtagtagtagtagtagtagaagtagtagtagtagtagtagtagtagtagttgtagtagtagtagtagtagtagtagtagtagtagtagtagtagtagtagtagaagcagcagcagcagcagcagcagtattagtagtagtagtagtagtagtagtagtagtagtagtagtagtagtagtagtagtagtagtagtagtagtagtagtagaagtagtagtataagtagtagaagtagtagtagtagtagtaggtcagtagcagtagcagtagcagtagtagtagtagtagtagtagtagtagtagtagtagtagtagtagtagtagtagtagtagtagtagtaacaatgtcatttttatttaaagttttggGTCAACGCCTACTGCTGACGTCTAATGTGCCTGTGGTAGTAGAAAACAACCCACTGACATTTACCTGTGTCCTGCCTTCTAAAGGGGCAAACACGGGATGGATTGTGAATGGTGTTAGGACAGAAACGGCGCTACTGGATGACGGGAGATGCATACAGCCATCTGCACCACCACAGGGGTTTATCTACGCGTGCGTCAGTTCAACTGTCTTCACTTTGACCATCCTTCAGGTTAAACGTGAACAGAATGGAGATCAGTGGACGTGCGATTCATGGACAAACGGCGGAACTTTATATAGCAACAACGTTACCCTAAAGGTTCAAGGtaaacatttaaatttgtattCTAGATTGCATGTAAGTGCTATATAATAGAATTATgctatttattgttttgaaaaaaattctgttaattttttgtttaatgtgtACTTCAACAACTTCTATTACTCAacctactgctgctgctacccTCATAACTGCTGCAAATGATACTTCTGCTAATTAAGCTCGTGGCACATTACAAATAAAATCATACAGAAAATTAAAACGAaacgttaaagtgatattatgagcatctaacaatttataggtgtctttcgcaaccgttgtttatttttggtgttttcacttcatatacacttatatttgttattgcagcatcaacatactaaaacattatcccggaaagagatttataatgcatttgaatatcaaccgtacctgcgtttgacaactgatcacgcatgtacaatgtgaacctaaattgtattaccgaatacaGTATACTTCCAGATGACACATAACTGTTTACtacaaaaatatagtatatgcctattacaagaaagtcacttgacacctACTTTATCACAAACATtgaaagatgaatgggacggagatatctatcttagtggacaacatactaataaacaaggcattgcctttctgataaaaaataatatagggatcacagttgataattttaacgaaataataattggcagacaagcaagtatagatatcaaaatacatgtaacacaattaacattaatcaacgtttacggccctaacatagatgattccacattttacgaaacattacaatcctttataaataataaccaagataaaaacattatagtcggtggtgatttcaatactgttcttaacccattattagataaaaagaagggaaacctttatactcatcctaaaaataggaacattttaaataacataattgaaaactaaaaatatgatagacatctggcgtacaatatttccaaacgaaagcaaattctcctggcactcaaacacaaaaccaacaatatttagtagattagactattttttaatatctgagtcgctttgcaacattattgacacatgtaacataaaaccaggatttatgactgaccactctctagttgaacttaaactgcacaatatacaacctgaaagaggcccaggatactttaaaattaacaacagcatcttattagatgcacaatatcaaacacaaataaaacaggaaatattaaatacagttaaataaaataaagatgcaaacccaaacaccttatgggaagtaattaaaggaaatatacgtaatgcaacaattagatacacatcatttaaacaaaaaagaaacacacaaacttgaaactgaaaccatcaaaaccattgaaacccttgaaaaacaattgcatcaaacaaacacaaatgataccaccgacattgaaaacgaaataacattaaaaaaacaaatattagatggaatttatcatacacatctcaatggaataatactaagagcgcgtgcacagcatgttgaacacaatgaaaaaaaatacaaaatacttcgcaaacattgaaaaacgtagaagtgaacaaaaaactgtacacaaattagtagtcaatggcaaagatataacaaacagaacacaaatactagaagaacaacgtttatttttcgaaaccctctataaacgaaaaaatgttgaaaataacaccctttttaaaaatacacaccacgctttaaatcaagaagaaaaactattgtgtgacggattactaaatgaatatgaatgtggattagcactaaaagaaatgcaaaataacaaaagtccaggatctgatggcatcaccattgagttttataaaatattttggaatgatatcaaaacacatttaattaaatcactaaactattcatataataatggaaacctaactacgcttcaaaaacaaggtataatatcactcattccaaaacccggaaaaaacttagaatccttatcgaactggcgcccaattagtttactaaacaatgattataaaaattgcaactaaaactatagcaaacagaattaaaaaaatattaccatcaatcatttcacaATCTCAAtcaggtttcataaaaggacgttacattggtgaaaacgttcgtcttatccaagaatgcataaactatttcaacaattcaaataatcctggtctaatattctttgcagacttcgaaaaggcattcgattcgcttgatcattcatttatgttctcttggttagaaaatatgaattttggtgaaagtctcattcaatgggtcaaactattctataccgatattaacagtttaatcattaacaatggcttcttttcaaaaagttttaacatcgaacgaggggttcgacaaggatgtccactctcatcatcgctatttattatttgcatcgagtatctatcacatcacatccaatcaaataaacacataaaaggcatatcactagaacctgacgacgaaatcaaacagtccctatttgctgacgatgcaacttattttttaaacgacaattacgattctttccataacctaatagaatcgctaaccctttacggaatgacatcgggtcttaaactaaacaaaagtaaatgtactatgctacgagtaggtaaattaaaacaaagttatgtccaatataaaaaagaaatgaaatttcattggacatccgatgaagccacaacgttaggaattactttcacaaataatgaaaaggatacagttcttaaaaacatactacctaaattacagaattttaaaaactgcttaaaatcatggcatcaccgtaaacttacactaatcggaaaaaacacagtattaaaaacgtttgcactcccgaaattaatttatgtattaacagtcttCCCAAATACACGAAataatgttattaacgatataaaatcagcaatatttaatttcatatgggacggtaaacctgataaaataaaacgaactcagttaattcaatctgtagaaaatggaggtatccaattaacgaacattgactcattcttgaatgcaatcaaatgcagctgggttaaaagatacctagataataccaatacgagtaaatggaaattattctaccagaaaatcctaaaaaaatatggtgactctttactctttgaatgtaacatcaacaatactatcctacacgaaattgcaaacgaaaacatatttctgtctgatgttctatcagcatggagtgatgtcactataacctagaaacccaaaccagcagcaaaactattttatggaacaataaagacataacttcaaacaataagacgtttttctataaagattggtttgaactaagcattaaatatgtcgaccaattatatgactacagaattaaggatttctactcttttgatgatatatgctacatatacggaataccttcaaataattttctgaagtactacacacttatcaaaagcatacccatacatattaaatctgaaatcaatacaaataatacaccatgtactcaacaacattcgtagaaaacatacttggaaaaaaaaaaaaacgaacaaaatattttacacattacaaattagaaaccctacagaaaactccaaaacccaaaataaatggcaagttcttttcgaagaacatgaacttaattggaa from Dreissena polymorpha isolate Duluth1 chromosome 5, UMN_Dpol_1.0, whole genome shotgun sequence harbors:
- the LOC127831270 gene encoding uncharacterized protein LOC127831270, with protein sequence MLFLFKVLGQHLLLTSNVPVVEENNPLTFTCVLPSKGANTGWIVNGVRTETALLDDGRCIQPSVPPQGFIYTCVSSTVFTLTILQVKREQNGEQWTCDSWINGGTLYSNNVTLKVHVLGQRLLLTSNVPVVVENNPLTFTCVLPSKGANTGWIVNGVRTETALLDDGRCIQPSAPPQGFIYACVSSTVFTLTILQVKREQNGDQWTCDSWTNGGTLYSNNVTLKVQDHNVSERTGDVDTGSLMPEKSNTQIITYAENHTLPNNVSQWTIDAGIRSLMYTTQQTTNSQNHTSPYKVSEGTGDADIVSLMTSNAENHTLSYNVSGWTDYADLGSLMPETTTTKPITNSPKKKIA